AGGAGTTCCCTTCCACCTAGGCACTGTAACTCCTCCTGCTGGCTcagttctctgttctctcctagAGCTGTGCAGCCTATGGCAGTGATCATATTAACACCCTGGGCAGCCTCTAGATAGGGAAAGGGTCAACTCTCTCACATACCTAGGAATTAGGTTAAGAACAGCAGCTGCATGCTCCCAGTGTCCTCTAAATCAGCTGCAGATTGTTGTCGGGGAGTTCCCCCTGGGTCTAATAGGATAGTGGAGAGAAGTGCAGAAACTTCTTTCACCTCTGGCTGGCAGCTTTGTTTCAGAGCTGAAGACAAAGCTACTTCAGGTCCCACAGCTCTTAACATTCTTCCCAGGAGGAGGTGAATATGGCTGGTTCACACCCTGAAATGATAACTATTCACATGAATCCCGTCAtgttaagaaatatttttaaaaaacaataacctATGATTGACTTCATGAATTTGTGTTTGTGTTAGGATAGTCTGTAAATATTGTGTATGGGCCACACATTCCCTTCCAGCCTGCACATGCTCAGCAGGGCAACCCAAAAGACAAGCAACTTTTGAAGTGCAGCCACAGGATTGGCGACTTTGTGGAAGAGCCCGGGAGGAAAATAAAGGGACGCTGGCATTCTACCTGGGGAGGACAAAGGTTTTTTGAGGATTCTCCCACCTGGATGCTGAGAGGGAGTCTCCTTCACAATTTCCAGCCTCCTCCCGCCGCCTTAAATAGCGGCACAGTCAGCGTCCGCTGGTGATTGCCATGTTACTGACTTTCATAATGTATGTCAGAGCAACAGGTTAATGCTGTTTATCTTCTGATCTGTTTCTAGTGCATTATCACTGCAGTAATGGTTCAAGCAGTACTTTTACCTTGTGGGTAATCTGTTAAAGAGGGAGATCCTGCTGTTCTTTGGCTCCTCCACTCACCCAAGTAATAGAAATACTTGTATTTCTAAAGAAAGGGACATGAGATCCTTTAGCTAAACATTAAAGATGCCCCAGTTATGGCCAACATAGACTTTAGGATAGACCAGTCATTTATTATGTTAGAACAACACAAGTTAGAATCAGAAAGATTGTTACAATTTCACATGCGCTGCATGGAAATCTATGAGAGTGTTTCAGCAGGAGACAAACATGTTTCCTCTTCATCTAACACTACGTTCTTCCGTCTGGAGAGAGACAACATTGACTTAATAATTGCCAAAGAAATCCTGACAAGGATGCGCAGGGCCAGGAAAGCAAATGGGACTACAATCTGCACGATGTGAAAAATCGCTGTGCTGAACTTACTTAACAAGCAGGTTAGAAAGAAGGCCCCAAGGCTGACACACGGGTAGAGCGCAAGCTTAGCAAACATAAAGGCATGTTCCTTGCCCCCATACCTCGCCAAAGGATGCAAGGTTTCCCTTTCGTGGAACAGAGCTGTGATCCATATAGCAAACTGAAAGATGCTGGCAAAGAAAGTGATTACACAGCTGACCTGAATAGCTTCTATTTCATTGTGAGACTTCTCTGCAAATTCACTGGTCAGCTGGTAAGCGAGAGGAAGCCCTCCAATGAAAGCCAATGAAAATGTGTTGAGCAGTCCCATAAATCGAGTTGTTTTTGTTATGTAAAGAAAGAGCGAGTGGTGGACAAACCAGAGAAGACCAGTTGTTACGAAGGAGGCAAAGTAGGCAAGGAAGTTTGGTCCATATTCACTTAAAGCTTCAGTGAGGCGGTCATGGAATTTGTCTTTAACTTCTTTGGAATCAGGGACATTGTCCTCACtgttgaggaaaaaaaatattttagtttgcaTATTAGTGGTATAATGGTGCAATCTGAGAGCAGTAAGCATGTAGTTCCACTGTGAAGAGTAACTATGAATAGTATCATAGGCTTCCCGCTTTATTGTGCTTCAGTGATTCCCCCAGCTTACAAGTTCAAAAGCAATTCTTTATAATTGACTGCTCTGCAAATTCATCCTAGGATCTGAAA
The DNA window shown above is from Mauremys mutica isolate MM-2020 ecotype Southern chromosome 6, ASM2049712v1, whole genome shotgun sequence and carries:
- the TMEM175 gene encoding endosomal/lysosomal potassium channel TMEM175 isoform X3, translating into MMIITFLPYTFSLMASFPGVPFGIFMFSTCAIVIGLIQAVIVAYGFYHPYLLNRQIQVSENQAFYKHHILQIILRGPVLCFLAAIFSFFFIPMSYVLLGLVIFLPHITRLIIWCKNKTVGPKDDEESHRLEALAFYLNEPLSKERVEAFSDGVYAIVATLLILDICEDNVPDSKEVKDKFHDRLTEALSEYGPNFLAYFASFVTTGLLWFVHHSLFLYITKTTRFMGLLNTFSLAFIGGLPLAYQLTSEFAEKSHNEIEAIQVSCVITFFASIFQFAIWITALFHERETLHPLARYGGKEHAFMFAKLALYPCVSLGAFFLTCLLSKFSTAIFHIVQIVVPFAFLALRILVRISLAIIKSMLSLSRRKNVVLDEEETCLSPAETLS
- the TMEM175 gene encoding endosomal/lysosomal potassium channel TMEM175 isoform X2 — encoded protein: MFKKDEFKLHRLFQVIELIDDVLALLNLACMMIITFLPYTFSLMASFPGVPFGIFMFSTCAIVIGLIQAVIVAYGFYHPYLLNRQIQVSENQAFYKHHILQIILRGPVLCFLAAIFSFFFIPMSYVLLGLVIFLPHITRLIIWCKNKTVGPKDDEESHRLEALAFYLNEPLSKERVEAFSDGVYAIVATLLILDICEDNVPDSKEVKDKFHDRLTEALSEYGPNFLAYFASFVTTGLLWFVHHSLFLYITKTTRFMGLLNTFSLAFIGGLPLAYQLTSEFAEKSHNEIEAIQVSCVITFFASIFQFAIWITALFHERETLHPLARYGGKEHAFMFAKLALYPCVSLGAFFLTCLLSKFSTAIFHIVQIVVPFAFLALRILVRISLAIIKSMLSLSRRKNVVLDEEETCLSPAETLS